The genomic region CTTGAATACAAGTATAAATATTAGTACACTAAGCATTGACTAGTCATACACTGATTTGTCTAATACAAGTTATGAGAAACTCAATGATTATCTGACGTAGATTTTGAATAACTCAATATgcttaataataatttgatctACTAATTGAATATAAGCATAAATGTTGGTATAGTGAACAGTGACTAGTCATACATTAACCTATCTAGTATAAGTTACGAGAAACTCAATAAATATATGAAGATTTCAAAGAACTTAATGTACTTAGTAATAATTTGATTAATGAGTATAAGTGATGAAGTCATAGCGCCTAATAAGAAAGGGGGATTGTGCCTAATCCTCTCTGTTCCCTGGTGCAAAGTACAATAATTTTGTTCAACAAAAGGTCTCCTCTGTAGAACTGTTGAGCAAAAATAAGTGATGAAGTCATAGCTAATAAGAAATAAGGAAGTAGTAAAAtgtgattttaaattatgaaatcatagaaaataagagaaatcaaagaaaaagtattCAGGAAGTAGCTACATATCCAACTTTTGTGAGAGATTCCTGCATCAACAGGGCATGTTGGTCTCTTTAATGACTTTTCAACACCGGTCATTGGGGTTTAGCAAAGACAAACACTTATATGGTTGAAGTGCTTATAGTTTGTAAAAAGATATAGCCACTGCAATGTAATGGCACGCCAGAAAAAATGGAACAAATAATAACCAAAcaaatgagagagaaaataagaaaaagtatTGGGGAAGTAGCTAAATACccaattttttatatagaaaaacagttgcgagaaaataaaaaagaaaaaccattcTTAGTGTGCCATGAATCTGAAGTATTGAACAACTCCTCTACTTCTAGAATTCCTTAGGATAAATATAGTCATGAAtacaaaaaatgaatgaaaatcaaTTGAATACATTTCCGTAGGAATACGAATTATACCAGAGCTTGTCAAAAAGGCACTATGCCATGCTAAAATCTTTAGAAAATCATACTTCAGCTCTGATTCTAAAGATTACAGGTCCCTTTTCCCCATGTTTGCTTCCTTTATATCCTCAGTTTCCCCATTGATGAATATGGTAAAACCATCAAGCTTCTTTCTCATATCTGAAGTCTAATCAGGTTTCAACATCCTCAGTTATGACAGCAACAAATTCGAACACTTAGTAGGGGATACTATTTAAAGGCTTAATTCTACGTTGAACTATTGCGTGCTGCAGGGTATGAAATTcagcttttttaaaatttatttttagcttCTAATGATTCTTACTAATTAAGCATGAGGcgaaaaaaatatagtaatgATGTGTAAGCCTATTGTTGCACATCtcagaaattatatattataaatagattgtTGCAGTTTTTTAGTATCAGTATCTGTTGGGTTAGAAACAGGGCAGCTGCAGGAGATGAATGATGCATCTTTCCTGATAAATGCGTGGTGTTTTCCTGAATCTGATATCATACTTTAATGTGTACTTTTTGTTATCAAAAGATGGCTTATGTTGTTATACAAATGTTACCTAGTGCTAATTATGTGCACGTAACACTTATTGTTGATTTGTTATCATTCATATTAGTTTTCTGGTTAAACATAGCATTATATTTGAGATTAGAGCGTCTCCCTCTTTTAGATGATGGAACAAATGTCGTTTGCACTTTTCTATGCTTCTTGTCTACTTAAACATAGTTGATTCAGAGCATATAAATGGTGATCAATAAATCAGCGACCCAAATTCAAACAGAGCTATATTGCTTTTTGGGCCTCCTGGTActggaaaaaaatgctagcaaaGGCAATTGCAAATGAAGCTAGTGTTCAAGTTTCATTAATGTCTCAATGTCAACCTTCATTCACATCAAAATGGTTTGGAGAGGATGAAAAGAACATTCAAGCTCTGTTCACACTGCCTGCTAAGGTTGATAGTATGATTGGACAGAGGACTAGAATAGGAGAGCATGAGGCCATgaggaagagaatgaaagaCATGGTAGCTATTAAACAACTTCTTCTACTCTTTTATGTTTGACATCTCCATCCATGCAAACATTGGTATGAGCTGAAGATCTAACTAAATATATGTTGCAATATGTTAGGAAAAGAAGCAAAGAGAAGCAGAAGGCCAAAGCTCCGAAGATGCTTCAAACAATAAAGACaaggaagaacaagaaattaaagCGAGGCCTTTAAACATGGAAGACATGAGACAGGCTAAGAGTCAGGTAGGGTGAACTTTAAATTTCATTCAAATGGATATGGAGTACTTGATTTGGGCATTTGTACAATACTGCATGAACTAGTCAAAAGTGGATTTTTAAAATCTAGAAATTTAAAAACGTTGGTTCAATTGAATACGGTAATAGATATATGGCACTAGGGTCATCTGATCCATTTTTTTTCCACTTAAAATGGTAACTTGTAACCAAAGATTTCATACTAAATATCACACGAGTGGAAGAAGGAAAGTGTTATTTGCAATAGAATATCTTTTCCCATCTACATGAACTTACGTATATGCAGGTGGATGCAAGTTTTGCATCAGAAGGATCCGTAATGAATGAGTTAAAGCAGTGATAACAATAGCTGACTCACTTCCTTTAGATTGTGGAATGCTACTTTATTATTGGATTTGTTACAATTCATCTTCAATGATACGTTTCAACAAAGGAAGGAGTCCTTCACCAGAGATGTTGAACTCAAAGCATGCCTAAATGTCTCACTATATCCCAAATGTCAGAGATATCATGATTCCCATGCCAGAAAAGCACAAGTTCTGCAACATGCATCTATTCTCTAAAGGACGTGTAGATCATTATGCACTATGTTTTGGAATGGGTTCTTGGTTTTCGTTTGAGTTGTCTACAAACAAATGAGCACCTGTATTAGGGGATTCATGTTATGTCATGCATGGTTTTGGAAGATGCAATGGCTTTGTAGGAAGTAGGAATATTTTACACCAAACATTTTAGGTGTGCTGTATTATATATGACAGTAGAATTTTGTAAATTGAATTGTCTTTAAACTGTACTGCTTTTACAGTTGTGCaactgaaattatttttctttaaatcgaACTAGTTGAATGCTATTGGAATTGAAAGAAACTCtgaatttaaatttgtaatgaagttagatattaaaaagaaattaaaacgaATTAGCTAGAAATTTAGTCAACTGATTTAAATTCTTTCGCAAATGATGAAGGAAGgttatgttttgatttttgggaTTGTTTAAGTAACGACCTAACTTTCACCTAATCCAAACAACTGTGCTCGAATCTaagatcattttttattaaagtagTTCAAGTTCAATTCCTTGACAATAAACCTTTTTAATATCATACAAAAATAACTAGATCACAATTCCAATTGGCTCCCTCAAGCCCTAGTCCAAGGAAAATTAGCAACCCATTATTAACTCAAAATATATAAGACATAAGATCCCTTAGTCATCCACTTTTAAAGCAAATAATAAATCTAGAAAAGCCTTCCGTTATTCTCTCTCCAAATCCAACTGTGAGAGATGCCTTCTCACCTTCAAAAGTGACTCTTTGCATTTTTCCACATCAACAAGCTGGCACCTATAATCCAGATTTTTTCTCCCAAAAATTAAGATATCCTTCAAAAGTTTtcctcaaatatatataataagagaataaagaaaaatatgaaatcccAAGAAAATTATAAAGCCTAAAAGCTTAAGAAATAGACAATGAGATAGAAAAACTACCCCCTCAAACTTATGCTCAATTAGACACTAAATAACTTCCAAGgagaaaaatgatatataaaaaaggaagaaaaataaacatttttcgtATATAGTTTTGCGATCAGAAAATAAGTAAAAGTTGTATAACCTACTCCGCTACTTAAGTTTTATTACCATCATCgtttattacatttatttaactaatacgaaatgatataaaattaaatatattaatattaatggaTGTCATTTTAAAACTCTAGTAATtgaagttaataataataaaactcttTCAACGcattatatactttttaaacaaataatttatcaaaaaaagtgataatattacgttattaatataatcataaatgatttgactattaattatatatatgcacaTTCAAGCATCCTATCATTATTTGactattaattagaaattaatattttataaacaatttaatctatatttcagaaatgtaataaaattattcttgttcatttttttatacaggGATGTTCATCTTTTGTTATGGAATAAATCAAGAAATATGAAACCTCGTACAAGTGGTGGAATGGGACCATCAAATTGATTTGATTCAAGATAGCTAAAGTCAATATAGCTAAAGTCATTTGGGAAATGTCTGACCTAACTTTCAAGATCTCAATCCTATCTAATTCAATTGAAAACATGGGCCCCAGTTTTGGCTAAATTCCAGAGCCAATGAGTTATCAGATAAAGCGTTTGAACTCAAATCTAGTTGTTCTAGGCGAGCTGGAAATCCAACATCTTCAGAAATTGTCCCATTTAGCTTGTTCCTATAAAGGTACAATCTTCTTAAAGATGGGAACACTGAGAGAGTGTTTGGAAGAGTGCCATTTGATTCATGCCCAAATCTAATTCTTCCAATGAGTATCCAATATATCTAGATAAGTTATTGATTATCAGTGGAGGATCTCCACTCAAACTGATATTGGATAGCATCAGTGAGAGCAAATAACTTGCATTTTGAAGTGATTTTGGAACTCCACCCTTTAATTGATTCCCTGATAGGACCAATGTTTCCAACTTCAAAAAACATTAAGAATTCAGGCAGTATGCCGTGGATTTTATTCCAACCTAGATTCAGTTCTTGCTATGAGTATCTAGGACACTCAGACAAGTTATTGAATATCACTGTCAGTTCTTCACTAAACTTGTTACCAGAAATATCCAATGACAACATTGTTTTCACTAGATCCTCtgtttttgaataataaattctGACCTTTTTGGAATCTTTTTTGAGAACATCGTTTTCACTCATTCAAATTTTTGAGAATTGGACGCAGTAACATTTTTGTTgtaaaagtgaaaacaaaaaatcctcACTTGCTCACAACAAAATTTGAGTATATTTTGTTCCTATCCACAGAATTTGATTTCCACTCACATTAGAGCTTTGGTTTCTCAATttgagtatatttttattttctttgtattgAACTGTTTGCGTGTAGCAGTTTCAGACTCGAAGCAATTATTATGGGAGAAAAAATGGGCTTCCCCATCCTATATAATTAACACATTAGTTCAGGTTCCTAGTTTCTAAATGACGCACCTTCATCTATGATTAGGTCAAGGATACATCTATCACAACATCAAATGAGTAGTCACAATATTAACTTTTCACAATTATACTTGTTCAGACATCTCCCCGCTCTTAACACTTTAAAATGATCATAAGGAGTCATGTAAGGAGCTTTTAGAAATCCTGGATTCTATCCTCGGGTTATGTAACTTCAGCATTTTCTTTGGGTTATATTTTGATTGATGAAAAGGAGTAAAATATAATACTTAgttccattgttttttttttaaatcaccaAGTTCCATGGTTACACTGATGAAAGGGACATATTTGAATTGCatcaaaatgtttttaacttGGTTACTAATAGCGCACTATAGTGATACAGAGTAGCTGTGGCCCGTTACAGAATTTGAATGTTGTGTTTTTGAATAGTGGTCATAATAGTGtgaattttcataaaatctacTTTTGCCTTTAAAATAACATCCTTTTAGGTGCAGTGGTTGCCATCTTGAGATTTTccttggttttaaaattaaagacattccaaaataagaaataatttgaaGGTAAAATTATCCAATGTAATATGGATACCAAAtgaagatattttgtttattattagtatagattaataattaataatatagattattattattattgtttctttcttaaaataaaaggcATGCATAGTTTGAAAATTGGAGTGATCTCCATATAATTGAAACATATGGTGTCAAATTATTTTGGTTATGAAAAAATGATTATGAtagattcattcattcaaaataTGTGcaagaaaatttttaatttttttattcttaaaaaattgaaaatgagggCCTTATCAAATGTTTAactcaataatatttttgtcaaaCCGAAATTTTGATTAAGAGAAAGATGCAGgtaaattattgatataataCATTGTAATTTATATTCATTACAAGCATAATGCTAATAAAACTAGAGTCttcttaaaattatcaaaacatGATATAAGTATCTCAATTGACACTGAAGAAATGTAAAACAATCATTTCTAACTTATTGTCTTTTCGAAGCATTAACAAGCTTATACATTGGAGTCATCCAAGAGGGCTGGTGTAGGgactgaaaattaaaataagaaaaaagaaagaaggaaagaaaagaaaaatagaatgttAGTTTCCAAAATgtgtaaatgaaaataaataaaattcttatacctataaaaagaaatttCTAGAGATTGAAGCAATAAGAATAATAACATAAAGTTAATGATAGATTAAAATcacaatattttataagaaaaccaTTTATAGTAATAATGGAGATCACCAATATTTTTGGATTAAGTATTGAAcatcaataattattaatttaatgattatacaATGGCAATATAGTTTAATactattaactaattttaatataatttttgtaaaacatcacaaacttatcatattcacattagtaaataattaaatgacaatataaaataatttaacattattaatacacaacttattttctctaattatatctctattttattttattatcatgaaaacttttcatccaaatttttaaaagattacatAGGAcatagttttattaaaataaaatattgaatataaaCACTAGATCACCCGACCACTCAACCAAGCAAGAAATCGTGACCCTACTTAATTAGCATGCTACATTTACACATTTAGTTATTCATTGGTAATAAatctcatatttcttttataatttatgaaagcAACTTAGCCATTGTATCACAAAAATAAtatctcttttaatatatatatatatatatatatatatatatatatatatatatatatattatttgaaatcaaaaataatattaaacaatttattATACACACACCATTAATTACGAGACCAGGTTTGCTAGTTACTGATCTTGGATGTGAACAGCTTGTCAAACACACCATTAAGCGGTAAGATAAATTTTCTCAGCACTTAGGCTAAACTGTAAAATGCTCCTTAATCTTACCTATCAAATTCTACCCATGTAGTAACAGAGATAAGAAACAATAGATGAATAGCAAATTCACTGGTTTATAAATGGAAATTCGCTGGTTTTCTCAACATTTTACTAGCCATGCAGCTGAAGCTGTATGATTTAAATTCTAAACTTATTTCCTTTTactttcccccttttttgtgtTACTATATACTAATTTCTTGCTTGCAGGAAGTTCCTGACAACGAGTTTGAGAAGCGAATAAGACCAGAGGTTATCCCTGCAAATTTCTTGCTTGCAGGAACTTTTCTGCTATATTTTTCTGATATCTTCGAAGCACCATTTCTTTACATATATATAGCTGCTATAGAGGGGACAAGTCCGACAAGCAAAAATGGAAAACATATACGCAATCAGAAATATCCTAACAGCAAATATGTCTTTATTCCACTACCCACGCATCTTCTAGAAGACACGATGCTATCATATGGTTTGCGATTTTCCTACGTACGGTGCATGTATGCATGATGCATGATACCAACCATGCTGTACGTTCCttcctcttggacctttggTGCTTACTTCCTGCAGACCCCCCTGTGTCATTCATACCCCCTGGTGACATCCGTATCAGACATGGTAGTTGTTAAACAACTTCTACTATTTTAAGTTTAACATCTATGTCCATGCAAATTAACTTTGGTATGAGCTTAACTAAATATCTATTGCACGATAtattaggaaaagaagaaaagagaagcaGAAGGCCAAAGTTCTGAAGATGCTTCAAACAATAAAGATaaggaagaacaagaaattaCCCTGAGGCCTTTAAACATGGAAGACATGAGAGAGGCTAAGACTCAGGTAgggtgaatttaaaatttcactcAAATGGCTATGGAGTACTTGATTTGGGCATTTGTACAATACTGCATGAAGTATTTAAAAGTGGATATTTGTTAAAATCCAGGAATTCAAAAATGCTGGTTCAATTGAATACGGTGATGGATATATGGCACTAGAGTCATCTGATCCATTTTTATTTCCACTTAAAATGGCAACATGTACATGCAAGTTGTAACCAAGGATTTCATACTAACAATTTCACACAAGTGGAAGAAGGAAAGTGTCTATTTCCAATAGAATATCTTTTCCCATGTACATGAACTTACAGATATCTGATTAAATGCAGGTGGCTGCAAGTTTTGCATCAGAAGGATCTGTAATGAATGAGTTGAAGCACTGGAATGATTTGTATGGTGAAGGAGGTTCAAGGAAGAAACAACTGCTCACTTACTTCCTTTATATTGTGGAATGctacttttatttttggatttgtgaCCATTCATCCTCAATGATATATACCTTTAACAAAGGAAGGATTCCTTCATCAGAGATGTTGAACTCAAAGCATGCCCAAATGTCATAGAGATATCATGATTCCCAGAAAAGCACAAGTTCTACCACACATATCAATTCTCTGAAGGACGTGTGGATCGTCATGCACTATGTTTGGGAATGGGTTCTCGGTTTTCCGGTTGTCTACAAACAAATGAGCACCTGTATTAGGGGATttatattatgtcatgcatGGTTTTGGAAGATGCAATGGCTTTGTAGGAAGTAGGAATATTTTACACCAAACATTTTAGGTATGCTGTATTATATAATCAGAAATTTGTAAATTGATTGTGCAACTGTACTGCTTAATAATTAAATTGGCAAAACACCTTGCCCTCTTTTGATGAGATATTTGTTAAATTGCAGAACTATGAGATGTATCTCAAGCGTGATGAGCACTTCAATCATCTCAATTCTCATTATTGTGAAGATTCATCAACTTCATACAAAACAACCAGTTCAGATTTAAGGGCTAAAGTACAAACAAAATGcttagaaattaaaaaggaaaataaactaGATCACAATCACAATTGGCTCCCTCAAGCTCTAGAAGCCTTCCTTAATTCTCTCTCGGTCTCCAAATCCAACTGCGAGAGATGCCTTCTCAACTCCAAATCTCTTTGCATTTTCCACCTCCACAAGCTGGCACCTAGAATTCAGAATTTTTCtgccaaaaattaaaatatcgaTCCTTCAAAATTTGTCCTCAACTAGAAGtaacaaaagaataaagaaaacatTGAAATGCCAAAAAAAGCACCATGGCTAAAAGCTATATAAAGAAGTAGAAAATGAGATAGAAAAACTACCtcaaacatattttctattttacacTTAATAACTTACGAGGAAAAAGATAtatcaagaaaaatatatatataatttatattgagtTATTATTTAGCGATT from Glycine soja cultivar W05 chromosome 16, ASM419377v2, whole genome shotgun sequence harbors:
- the LOC114390917 gene encoding uncharacterized protein LOC114390917, with the protein product MKDMEKKKREAEGQSSEDASNNKDKEEQEITLRPLNMEDMREAKTQVAASFASEGSVMNELKHWNDLYGEGGSRKKQLLTYFLYIVECYFYFWICDHSSSMIYTFNKGRIPSSEMLNSKHAQMS